A genomic stretch from Sphingobacterium sp. ML3W includes:
- the pth gene encoding aminoacyl-tRNA hydrolase, with amino-acid sequence MNYLIVGLGNIGSEYADTRHNIGFMVADELVKQAGASFSLLKLAYYSEFKQRGHNVTVIKPTTYMNLSGKAVNYYMQQCKVPIQNVLVIVDDLAIPFGSLRMKPKGSSAGHNGLKSIEQLCGGQVYPRLRFGIGDNYPKGRQVDYVLGPFDKDEQAELPALIDHSVKMIQSFVNIGIELTMTNLNTK; translated from the coding sequence ATGAATTATCTTATCGTTGGATTGGGCAATATCGGCAGTGAATACGCCGACACACGACATAACATTGGCTTTATGGTTGCAGACGAATTGGTCAAACAGGCTGGCGCAAGCTTTTCTTTATTGAAATTAGCATACTACAGTGAATTTAAACAGCGAGGGCACAATGTAACCGTCATCAAACCGACGACCTACATGAACCTCAGTGGCAAAGCGGTCAATTATTATATGCAGCAATGTAAAGTGCCTATTCAAAACGTATTGGTGATCGTCGATGATCTCGCGATCCCATTTGGTTCTCTACGTATGAAGCCTAAAGGCAGCAGCGCGGGCCACAATGGGCTTAAATCCATCGAACAGCTTTGTGGTGGACAGGTATACCCGCGTCTACGCTTTGGCATCGGAGATAATTACCCCAAAGGTAGACAGGTTGACTATGTCCTAGGCCCTTTTGACAAAGATGAACAAGCAGAACTTCCAGCTTTAATCGATCATTCTGTCAAAATGATCCAAAGTTTTGTCAATATCGGCATTGAGTTGACGATGACAAATCTGAATACAAAATAA
- a CDS encoding 50S ribosomal protein L25, translating to MKSIAISGSVRQNVGKRDAKELRYQGLVPAVLYGGKEQTALAVSAADLKPVLYTADVVIVELNVDGQTKRAIVQDAQFHPLTDVVTHVDFLELFDDKEVSLNIPIKLTGTSPGVKMGGKLVQKLRNLRVKAVPANLPQEIEVPMESLEVGKSYRVAQVQLENAKVLNNSDDTIVSVIMSRALRQAEQEAAKAAKGGKK from the coding sequence ATGAAATCAATTGCTATTAGCGGTTCTGTAAGACAGAACGTAGGGAAAAGAGATGCTAAAGAGTTACGTTACCAAGGTTTAGTACCAGCAGTACTTTACGGAGGTAAAGAACAAACTGCTCTTGCTGTATCCGCAGCTGATTTGAAACCAGTTCTTTACACTGCTGACGTTGTAATCGTAGAATTAAACGTTGACGGTCAAACAAAAAGAGCTATTGTTCAAGACGCACAATTCCACCCATTAACTGATGTAGTTACTCACGTTGACTTTTTAGAATTATTTGATGATAAAGAAGTATCATTAAATATTCCTATCAAATTAACAGGAACATCTCCAGGTGTTAAAATGGGGGGTAAATTAGTTCAAAAATTACGTAATTTACGCGTAAAAGCAGTACCTGCTAACTTACCACAAGAAATTGAAGTACCAATGGAATCTTTAGAAGTTGGTAAATCATACCGTGTGGCTCAAGTTCAATTGGAAAATGCAAAAGTATTGAACAACTCTGACGATACAATCGTTTCAGTTATCATGTCTCGTGCATTGCGTCAAGCTGAACAAGAAGCAGCGAAAGCAGCTAAAGGTGGTAAAAAATAA
- a CDS encoding ribose-phosphate pyrophosphokinase, translating to MPLQFNTVKLFAGSGTTELAEKIAQSYGKPLGDKTLSRFSDGEIQPFYNESVRGADVFIIQSTNQPTDNLFELLLMTDAAKRASAHYITAVVPYFGFARQDRKDKPRVAIGAKMIANLLTAAGIHRIMTMDLHAAQIQGFFDIPVDHLDGSIIFVPYIKSLKLPNLTIASPDMGGSYRARTFAKFFNAEVIICDKRRKRANEIESMSIIGDVTGQDVVLIDDICDTAGTLSKAAALIMENGARSVRAVCTHAVLSGKAYETIENSVLSEMIVTDTIQLDPEKAKQSTKIKVLSTADLFAKAITSVNQHTSISDLFDVE from the coding sequence ATGCCTTTGCAATTCAACACGGTTAAATTATTTGCAGGTTCTGGCACTACAGAACTAGCCGAAAAAATCGCACAATCTTACGGGAAACCTCTAGGAGACAAAACATTATCGCGTTTTAGCGACGGTGAGATTCAACCATTCTACAATGAATCTGTTCGTGGAGCCGATGTATTTATCATCCAATCTACCAACCAACCTACCGACAATCTTTTTGAATTATTGTTGATGACTGATGCTGCAAAGAGAGCCTCAGCGCACTACATCACTGCAGTTGTCCCTTATTTCGGTTTCGCAAGACAAGATCGAAAAGACAAACCAAGAGTTGCTATTGGCGCGAAAATGATTGCCAATCTTTTGACCGCAGCCGGAATTCACCGTATCATGACGATGGATTTACATGCTGCACAGATCCAAGGATTTTTCGATATTCCTGTTGATCACTTAGATGGCTCCATTATTTTTGTTCCTTACATCAAATCCTTAAAACTTCCAAACTTGACCATTGCTTCACCTGACATGGGTGGATCGTACAGAGCGCGTACTTTTGCTAAATTCTTCAATGCAGAAGTTATCATCTGTGACAAACGTCGTAAACGTGCAAATGAAATCGAGTCGATGTCTATCATAGGGGATGTAACGGGTCAAGATGTTGTATTGATCGACGATATCTGCGATACTGCAGGTACACTTTCGAAAGCTGCTGCTTTGATCATGGAGAATGGTGCAAGATCTGTAAGAGCGGTTTGTACACATGCGGTGTTATCAGGCAAAGCGTACGAAACGATTGAAAATTCGGTATTGTCAGAAATGATCGTGACAGACACCATTCAATTGGATCCGGAAAAAGCAAAACAATCAACAAAAATCAAAGTGTTGTCTACAGCTGATTTGTTCGCAAAAGCAATCACTAGTGTCAACCAACATACATCTATCTCAGATTTATTTGACGTTGAATAG
- a CDS encoding DUF2723 domain-containing protein, with the protein MNYTKINNLLGWICALIATVAYVMTAERSTSWWDCGEFIASAFKLQIVHQPGAPLFLMIQNIFSNLAGGDVTRIAFWMNVGSAVCSGLTILFLFWTITALAKKVVAKGVGESYTSADLIKIFGSGAVGALAYAFTDTFWFSAVESEVYAMSSLCTAVVFWGILKWENHADEVGSDRWLIFIAYVMGLSIGVHLLNLLVIPAIALVIYFKRSKTVTSSGATKAFLIGVVVLALILWGIIQYTVKAAAYLDLFFVNSLGMGFGTGFNLFFILVIALFVYGVWYSIKKVKPMLNLILISTAFIIFGYSSFAMIMVRAKANPTLNNSDPDNAFSFVSYLGREQYASEPLLNGPTFDGQVVDATPTYTYRKDKDKYTKVENGMDYKYDKTMFFPRVYSSRDQGHIDYYRDYLKIPEGQSPTFGDNLKFFFSYQIGHMYGRYFLWNFAGRQNDQQGQGSFTEGNWISGAKPVDQMHVGGQNAIPDSLKTDPSNNKYYFLPLIIGLIGAFWHFGKRQRDAGIVGLLFFFTGLAIVLYLNQSPLQPRERDYAYAGSFYAFAIWIGLGVFAIADYLSKKVDGKMAAGIATGACLLGAPVLLGFQNWDDHDRSEKTTARDLAKNYLASCAPNAILFTYGDNDTYPLWYVQEVENYRPDVRVVNLSLLSSDWYMRQMKQKVNQADGLPINIDNEKFKKGVREVLYYQDMKVPGHVDLDLVMQILLSDDQKNKLELRGGKFENFLPTKNFSLPINKEAVLQNNVVPKAWQESIVDTMSWTYNRNYVSRAELSILNVLLNNNWKRPIYFAATVPNDNYLGLDKYLVQEGFALRLMPIATPAGAEGALVDTQSAFKDITTKYQWGNMANASYLDPESYRMITMITNTVMGGTATQLMMEGHKDEARKVAVETYEKMPKRVYLMRDVLGYIPIINVLYETGENKRANEIVNRNLKFMTQNMRWYQDIAQTKAELEYSNIGTALRALGAYKSILASTSEKQLLQQVTELEKSYKQQYGVE; encoded by the coding sequence ATGAACTATACTAAAATCAACAATCTTTTAGGATGGATATGTGCGCTCATTGCAACGGTAGCATATGTCATGACTGCCGAACGATCGACGAGTTGGTGGGACTGCGGTGAGTTTATCGCCTCAGCCTTTAAACTTCAAATTGTGCACCAGCCAGGGGCACCTTTATTCTTAATGATTCAAAACATCTTCTCGAATCTTGCTGGAGGTGATGTGACACGGATCGCTTTTTGGATGAATGTGGGATCTGCTGTATGTAGTGGTCTGACAATCTTATTTTTGTTCTGGACGATCACAGCACTAGCAAAGAAGGTCGTTGCAAAAGGAGTCGGCGAGTCCTATACTTCAGCTGACTTGATCAAAATATTTGGTTCAGGTGCTGTCGGGGCATTGGCTTATGCATTCACGGATACATTTTGGTTTTCCGCAGTTGAATCTGAGGTGTATGCGATGTCTTCGCTTTGTACAGCTGTTGTCTTTTGGGGGATATTAAAATGGGAAAACCATGCAGACGAGGTTGGTTCTGACCGTTGGTTGATCTTTATAGCCTATGTGATGGGACTATCAATTGGGGTTCACTTATTGAACTTACTTGTGATCCCTGCCATAGCCTTGGTGATTTATTTTAAACGCTCGAAAACAGTAACTTCTTCTGGAGCAACCAAAGCATTCTTGATCGGTGTGGTTGTGCTGGCCCTGATTTTATGGGGTATCATCCAATATACAGTCAAAGCTGCCGCATATCTTGACTTATTCTTTGTGAATAGTCTAGGCATGGGTTTCGGAACCGGATTTAATCTATTTTTTATATTGGTTATTGCTCTTTTTGTTTATGGTGTCTGGTACTCGATCAAAAAAGTAAAACCGATGTTGAACCTGATCTTGATCAGTACAGCATTTATTATCTTCGGTTATAGTTCCTTTGCAATGATCATGGTACGCGCCAAAGCGAACCCTACATTAAATAATAGTGATCCGGATAATGCTTTCTCTTTCGTGAGTTACCTGGGCCGTGAACAATATGCGAGTGAACCGCTTTTAAACGGACCTACATTTGATGGACAGGTAGTGGATGCTACACCGACTTATACCTATAGAAAAGACAAGGATAAATACACGAAAGTAGAGAACGGTATGGATTATAAATACGATAAGACTATGTTCTTTCCACGTGTTTATAGTTCCAGAGACCAAGGTCATATTGATTATTATCGGGATTACCTAAAGATCCCAGAAGGGCAGTCTCCAACATTTGGGGATAACTTAAAGTTCTTTTTTAGCTATCAGATCGGACACATGTACGGTCGTTATTTTCTTTGGAACTTTGCTGGCCGTCAAAATGACCAACAAGGACAGGGCTCCTTCACGGAGGGGAACTGGATCTCGGGGGCTAAACCTGTTGACCAGATGCATGTGGGCGGACAGAATGCTATCCCAGATTCATTGAAAACTGATCCTTCAAATAATAAATACTATTTCTTGCCTTTGATTATTGGTTTGATCGGTGCATTCTGGCATTTTGGTAAAAGACAACGTGATGCCGGAATTGTGGGACTATTATTTTTCTTTACCGGTCTAGCAATTGTATTGTACTTGAATCAAAGCCCACTTCAACCACGTGAACGTGATTATGCGTATGCAGGCTCATTCTACGCCTTTGCAATATGGATCGGTTTGGGGGTATTCGCTATTGCGGATTATTTAAGTAAAAAAGTTGATGGTAAGATGGCAGCAGGTATAGCCACAGGAGCTTGTTTATTAGGTGCTCCGGTGTTACTAGGTTTTCAAAACTGGGATGATCATGATCGTTCAGAGAAAACAACAGCACGTGATTTGGCGAAAAACTACCTAGCTTCCTGTGCGCCCAATGCGATCTTGTTTACTTACGGTGATAACGACACCTATCCGTTGTGGTATGTACAAGAAGTTGAAAATTATCGCCCAGATGTACGGGTAGTGAACCTAAGCCTTTTGAGTTCTGATTGGTATATGCGTCAGATGAAACAAAAGGTAAATCAAGCAGATGGTCTACCGATCAATATTGATAACGAAAAGTTCAAAAAAGGTGTTCGTGAGGTACTGTATTATCAAGATATGAAAGTACCGGGGCACGTAGATCTTGATTTGGTGATGCAGATTTTATTGTCGGATGACCAAAAAAATAAATTGGAATTGCGTGGTGGTAAATTCGAAAACTTTTTACCAACCAAAAACTTTAGCCTTCCAATAAACAAAGAGGCTGTGTTGCAAAATAATGTGGTTCCAAAAGCATGGCAAGAATCTATTGTGGATACCATGAGCTGGACTTACAACAGAAATTATGTGTCCAGAGCAGAGCTGTCAATCCTAAATGTCTTGTTGAACAATAACTGGAAGCGTCCGATTTATTTTGCAGCAACCGTTCCAAATGATAACTATCTTGGATTGGATAAATATCTGGTACAAGAAGGTTTTGCCTTACGTTTGATGCCTATTGCTACTCCTGCAGGAGCTGAGGGAGCCTTGGTGGATACACAATCTGCCTTCAAAGATATTACCACCAAATATCAGTGGGGTAACATGGCGAATGCTTCTTATTTAGATCCTGAATCTTATCGCATGATTACCATGATCACCAATACAGTGATGGGAGGAACGGCAACACAATTAATGATGGAAGGCCATAAAGATGAAGCGCGTAAAGTAGCTGTTGAGACTTATGAGAAAATGCCAAAACGTGTGTACTTGATGCGTGATGTATTGGGCTATATTCCAATCATTAACGTATTGTATGAAACCGGTGAAAATAAACGTGCAAATGAGATTGTCAATCGCAATTTGAAATTTATGACACAAAATATGCGTTGGTATCAGGATATTGCACAGACGAAAGCGGAACTGGAATATTCAAATATCGGAACAGCACTACGTGCTTTGGGTGCCTATAAGAGCATTCTGGCATCGACTTCTGAGAAGCAGTTGCTACAACAAGTGACGGAGCTGGAGAAATCGTATAAACAACAATATGGTGTAGAATAA
- a CDS encoding amino acid permease — translation MMKRQLKLWDAIMLVMGSMIGSGIFIVSSDMMRQLGSGYWLAIVWLLTAVATVAAAICYGELSSMYPKAGGQYTYLTEVFGKPIGFLYGWSLFTVIQTGTIAAVAVAFGKFTAYLIPQLNDAAPIFQRGEFKITWIQVLAMGVILLLTYINTRGIKSGKSVQSFFTSAKIIALVLLIIGGLFLIKENHFSENMAYSWDAFQNLKGEGWMGISGGALMGALAAAMVGSVFSSVAWENVTFVSGEIVNPQRNVVRALVIGTSLVMILYICCNYIYLSALSREEIAFATNDRVAIAAAEKMLGHTGTIAMAILVMISTFGCVNGLALSGARVFQTMAKDGLFLKQAIPNNKFDVPARSLWLQGIWASLLCLSGQYGNLLDMISFVIVIFYMITVLGVIIQRVRKPEIERSYKTFLFPFTPIIYLLIGTVFCVLLIIYKPQYTWPGFILVLIGLPVYYFARGNKKND, via the coding sequence ATGATGAAACGTCAACTGAAATTGTGGGATGCGATTATGCTGGTCATGGGCTCGATGATCGGAAGTGGGATCTTTATTGTGTCGAGTGATATGATGCGGCAATTGGGCTCAGGATATTGGTTGGCAATCGTATGGTTGTTGACGGCGGTTGCTACGGTGGCGGCCGCGATTTGCTATGGTGAGCTCTCTTCGATGTATCCCAAAGCAGGTGGGCAGTATACATATCTCACGGAAGTTTTCGGGAAACCGATAGGTTTTTTATACGGTTGGAGTTTATTTACGGTAATACAGACTGGCACGATCGCAGCAGTTGCCGTTGCCTTTGGGAAGTTTACGGCTTACTTAATTCCCCAATTGAATGATGCGGCGCCAATATTTCAACGTGGAGAATTTAAGATTACCTGGATACAGGTGCTGGCTATGGGTGTAATTCTCTTGTTGACGTATATCAATACCCGCGGAATAAAAAGTGGTAAGTCAGTACAGTCTTTCTTTACCTCTGCAAAGATTATTGCATTGGTTTTATTGATCATAGGAGGCTTGTTTCTAATCAAGGAAAATCATTTTTCGGAAAATATGGCTTATAGCTGGGACGCTTTTCAGAATTTGAAAGGTGAGGGCTGGATGGGGATTTCCGGTGGTGCTTTAATGGGGGCATTGGCTGCAGCAATGGTCGGCTCTGTATTTAGTAGTGTTGCCTGGGAAAACGTGACTTTTGTATCCGGCGAGATTGTGAATCCACAGCGTAATGTGGTTCGTGCGCTTGTCATCGGAACCAGTCTTGTTATGATCTTGTATATCTGTTGTAATTACATTTATCTTTCTGCATTGAGTCGCGAAGAGATCGCTTTTGCAACGAATGATCGCGTGGCTATTGCAGCAGCTGAAAAGATGCTGGGGCATACCGGTACAATTGCGATGGCCATCTTAGTGATGATATCAACCTTTGGCTGTGTCAATGGTCTTGCGCTGTCAGGAGCGCGGGTTTTTCAGACAATGGCCAAAGATGGCCTTTTCCTAAAACAGGCTATTCCTAACAACAAATTTGATGTGCCGGCTCGATCGCTTTGGTTGCAGGGTATATGGGCTTCTTTGCTTTGTTTAAGTGGTCAATATGGTAATCTGTTGGATATGATCTCTTTCGTTATTGTGATATTCTATATGATTACGGTATTAGGGGTTATTATTCAACGTGTCCGAAAACCTGAAATCGAACGTTCGTATAAGACCTTTTTATTCCCCTTTACACCGATTATCTATCTCCTGATTGGCACTGTGTTTTGTGTACTACTCATTATCTATAAACCACAGTACACCTGGCCGGGTTTTATATTGGTATTGATTGGATTGCCTGTGTATTATTTTGCACGAGGCAATAAAAAGAACGATTAA
- the pyrR gene encoding bifunctional pyr operon transcriptional regulator/uracil phosphoribosyltransferase PyrR — MKQSILLDGPKFQITIQRLCRQLIENHGDFSNAVVIGIQPRGTFLAKRIVKELERMIEKPILVGDLDITFYRDDFRTKGNAGPLLANSTNINFIVEGKDVIFIDDVLWTGRTIRAAMDAVQAFGRARRIELLVLVDRRFSRQIPIQPDYIGIQVDSIDSQKVIVNWKESDDQDSIILVTEKKTSGND, encoded by the coding sequence ATGAAACAGTCGATTTTATTAGACGGACCAAAATTTCAAATCACCATTCAAAGACTATGTCGTCAATTGATTGAGAATCACGGTGATTTTTCAAATGCTGTCGTCATAGGTATTCAACCAAGAGGAACATTCTTAGCTAAACGTATTGTCAAAGAACTTGAACGCATGATCGAAAAACCGATCTTGGTCGGTGATCTGGATATTACATTTTACCGCGATGATTTCCGTACAAAAGGTAATGCTGGTCCGTTGTTAGCAAATAGTACAAATATCAATTTTATTGTAGAAGGTAAAGATGTCATTTTTATTGATGATGTCTTGTGGACAGGACGTACCATTCGGGCGGCGATGGATGCTGTACAAGCGTTTGGAAGGGCAAGAAGAATTGAACTGCTTGTTTTGGTGGATCGTCGATTCTCTAGACAGATTCCGATTCAACCCGATTATATTGGAATACAAGTTGATTCTATAGATTCACAGAAAGTGATTGTGAATTGGAAGGAATCTGACGATCAGGATAGCATTATCCTGGTCACGGAGAAAAAAACTTCGGGTAATGATTAG
- a CDS encoding aspartate carbamoyltransferase catalytic subunit, with protein sequence MSSAVEQLSTRHLLGIKDLNEKDIQLILDTASNFKEVLNRPIKKVPSLRDITIANVFFENSTRTRLSFELAEKRLSADIVNFAASSSSVSKGETLIDTVNNILAMKVDMIVMRHPYAGAGVFLSKHVDAQIVNAGDGAHEHPTQALLDSFSIRECFGDVAGRKVAIIGDITHSRVALSNILCLQKQGAEVMVCGPTTLIPKHITSLGVKVEHDLRKALNWCDVANMLRIQLERQDIAYFPSLREYSMLYGLNKEILDSLEKPITIMHPGPINRGVEITSDVADSEHSIILDQVENGVAVRMAVLYLLAGQRG encoded by the coding sequence ATGTCATCTGCAGTAGAACAATTAAGTACTCGCCATTTATTGGGAATCAAAGATCTAAATGAGAAAGATATCCAATTGATTCTGGATACCGCGAGTAATTTCAAAGAAGTATTAAATAGACCAATCAAAAAGGTACCTTCTTTACGCGATATCACCATTGCCAATGTGTTTTTTGAAAATTCAACGCGTACGCGGCTTTCTTTCGAACTTGCTGAAAAAAGACTATCTGCAGATATCGTTAATTTCGCAGCTTCATCTTCATCTGTGAGTAAAGGCGAGACATTGATCGATACGGTCAATAATATCCTCGCCATGAAGGTTGATATGATCGTGATGCGTCATCCTTACGCTGGGGCGGGGGTGTTTTTAAGTAAACATGTCGATGCTCAAATTGTGAATGCCGGCGATGGAGCACATGAACATCCTACACAAGCTTTGTTGGATTCTTTTTCCATCCGCGAGTGCTTTGGTGATGTTGCTGGACGTAAAGTTGCTATTATCGGTGATATTACGCATTCAAGGGTTGCGCTATCTAATATTCTATGTCTTCAAAAGCAGGGTGCAGAAGTCATGGTCTGTGGACCGACCACCCTTATTCCAAAGCATATCACTTCTTTAGGTGTAAAGGTTGAGCACGATTTGAGAAAAGCATTGAATTGGTGCGATGTTGCAAATATGCTGCGTATCCAATTGGAACGACAAGATATTGCCTATTTTCCCTCACTAAGAGAATACTCCATGCTATATGGGTTAAACAAGGAAATTTTGGATTCCTTGGAAAAACCCATTACAATTATGCACCCCGGACCAATCAACCGCGGAGTTGAAATTACTTCGGATGTAGCCGATAGTGAGCATTCCATTATCTTAGATCAGGTGGAAAATGGAGTTGCTGTCCGCATGGCAGTATTGTACCTATTGGCTGGACAACGCGGTTAA